One stretch of Hevea brasiliensis isolate MT/VB/25A 57/8 chromosome 12, ASM3005281v1, whole genome shotgun sequence DNA includes these proteins:
- the LOC110667182 gene encoding GEM-like protein 1 isoform X2, giving the protein MDQNQNQHQVDLTHETKPQSQESQILEKQNPHTSDYAPYPKLDPKDFAPPPENWANVSTGPSPQTHPAPAEGPAPIAGAAATAMPAESNPYVSPAPVAPSSSKNTMETVKDVLGKWGKKAAEATKKAEDLAGNMWQHLKTGPSFADAAVGRIAQQTKVLAEGGYEKIFRQTFDTVPEEQLQKTYACYLSTSAGPVMGVLYLSTAKLAFCSDNPLSYQVGEQTQWSYYKVVLPLHQLRAVNPSTSKAKPGEKYIQIISVDNHEFWFMGFVHYDSAVKNLQGALTHGSL; this is encoded by the exons ATGGATCAGAATCAGAATCAGCATCAGGTCGATCTTACCCATGAAACTAAACCACAATCCCAAGAGTCCCAAATACTTGAGAAGCAGAATCCTCACACCTCCGACTATGCTCCTTATCCAAAGCTCGACCCTAAAGACTTTGCTCCTCCTCCTGAGAATTGGGCTAACGTATCTACGGGTCCCTCACCACAGACCCACCCTGCTCCAGCCGAAGGCCCAGCTCCGATCGCTGGTGCTGCTGCCACTGCCATGCCTGCCGAGTCTAATCCCTACGTATCTCCGGCGCCTGTTGCCCCATCTTCCTCCAAGA ATACGATGGAAACGGTAAAGGATGTGCTGGGGAAATGGGGAAAGAAGGCTGCGGAGGCAACCAAGAAGGCCGAGGACCTTGCTGGCAACATGTGGCAACACT TGAAAACAGGCCCTAGTTTTGCTGATGCTGCTGTGGGAAGAATTGCTCAGCAAACTAAAGTTCTTGCAGAAGGAGGTTATGAGAAAATCTTTCGACAAACTTTTGACACTGTTCCCGAGGAACAACTTCAGAAGACATATGCATGCTACCTATCCACTTCTGCTGGTCCAGTTATGGGAGTTCTATATTTGTCTACTGCAAAGCTTGCATTTTGTAGTGACAATCCTCTTTCTTACCAAGTTGGTGAGCAAACTCAATGGAGCTATTACAAG GTTGTCCTTCCATTACACCAACTGAGGGCTGTCAACCCTTCAACAAGCAAGGCGAAACCTGGAGAAAAGTACATCCAGATTATCTCAGTAGACAATCATGAATTTTGGTTCATGGGTTTCGTACACTACGACAGTGCTGTGAAAAATCTTCAAGGGGCATTGACGCATGGCAGCTTGTGA
- the LOC110667182 gene encoding GEM-like protein 1 isoform X1, with protein sequence MDQNQNQHQVDLTHETKPQSQESQILEKQNPHTSDYAPYPKLDPKDFAPPPENWANVSTGPSPQTHPAPAEGPAPIAGAAATAMPAESNPYVSPAPVAPSSSKNTMETVKDVLGKWGKKAAEATKKAEDLAGNMWQHLKTGPSFADAAVGRIAQQTKVLAEGGYEKIFRQTFDTVPEEQLQKTYACYLSTSAGPVMGVLYLSTAKLAFCSDNPLSYQVGEQTQWSYYKVCISCFLNVFKQLHNIFNFQEPATHSLMMAWSLYRPFHFFVLFGVNVDCGGHLGYCSELFFFQISITAVIMVFVLRHIYFFGSEMHKIVWMEILFPVFKKKFLPIGIQH encoded by the exons ATGGATCAGAATCAGAATCAGCATCAGGTCGATCTTACCCATGAAACTAAACCACAATCCCAAGAGTCCCAAATACTTGAGAAGCAGAATCCTCACACCTCCGACTATGCTCCTTATCCAAAGCTCGACCCTAAAGACTTTGCTCCTCCTCCTGAGAATTGGGCTAACGTATCTACGGGTCCCTCACCACAGACCCACCCTGCTCCAGCCGAAGGCCCAGCTCCGATCGCTGGTGCTGCTGCCACTGCCATGCCTGCCGAGTCTAATCCCTACGTATCTCCGGCGCCTGTTGCCCCATCTTCCTCCAAGA ATACGATGGAAACGGTAAAGGATGTGCTGGGGAAATGGGGAAAGAAGGCTGCGGAGGCAACCAAGAAGGCCGAGGACCTTGCTGGCAACATGTGGCAACACT TGAAAACAGGCCCTAGTTTTGCTGATGCTGCTGTGGGAAGAATTGCTCAGCAAACTAAAGTTCTTGCAGAAGGAGGTTATGAGAAAATCTTTCGACAAACTTTTGACACTGTTCCCGAGGAACAACTTCAGAAGACATATGCATGCTACCTATCCACTTCTGCTGGTCCAGTTATGGGAGTTCTATATTTGTCTACTGCAAAGCTTGCATTTTGTAGTGACAATCCTCTTTCTTACCAAGTTGGTGAGCAAACTCAATGGAGCTATTACAAGGTATGCATATCATGCTTTCTCAACGTTTTTAAACAGCTTCACAATATTTTTAATTTCCAGGAGCCAGCAACACATAGTCTGATGATGGCATGGAGTTTGTATCGACCTTTTCACTTTTTTGTTCTTTTTGGCGTCAATGTGGATTGTGGTGGTCATTTGGGTTATTGttctgaactttttttttttcaaatctcgATAACTGCTGTGATTATGGTCTTTGTTCTAAGACACATTTATTTCTTTGGCAGTGAGATGCACAAAATTGTATGGATGGAAATCCTGTTTCCagtattcaaaaaaaaatttttacccaTTGGTATACAGCATTAA
- the LOC110667181 gene encoding transport inhibitor response 1-like protein, translated as MVISKKPRSQNHYPNPNFMREDRTEMSEDDDRSSPSDSVNTIDSCSNKTTSGSTSGSGPSSIPEYQAPYPDQVLENVLENVLCFLTSRRDRNAASLVCRSWYRVEALTRSDLFIGNCYAVSPRRATSRFTRIRSVTLKGKPRFADFNLMPPNWGAHFAPWVSAMAKAYPWLEKVHLKRMTVTDEDLAVLAESFFGFKELVLVCCDGFGTNGLAVVASRCRQLRVLDLIESEVSDDEVDWISFFPESATCLESLIFDCVDCPINFDALERLVARSLSLKKLRLNRYVSIGQLHRLMVRAPQLTHLGTGSFRPSEDVAQGEQEPDYTSAFAASKSLVCLSGFRDIIPDYLTAIYPVCASLTSLNLSYANINAEQLKPIIGNCHKLQIFWVLDSICDEGLQAVAATCKELRELRVFPIDAREDSEGPVSEVGLQAISEGCRKLQSILYFCQRMTNAAVIAMSKNCPDLVVFRLCIMGRHRPDHVTGEPMDEGFGAIVMNCKKLTRLAVSGLLTDRAFNYFGRYGKTVRTLSVAFAGDSDMALKYVLEGCPRLQKLEIRDSPFGDAALLSGRHHYYNMRFLWMSSCKLTSGGCQQIAQELPHLVVEVFNHEFDEDMGNFVNTLYMYRSLEGPRDDAPKFVSIL; from the exons ATGGTCATCAGCAAAAAACCCAGATCACAGAATCACTATCCAAACCCAAATTTCATGAGAGAAGATCGCACAGAAATGTCTGAAGACGACGACCGATCTTCGCCTTCTGATTCTGTTAACACCATTGATTCTTGCTCCAATAAGACTACTTCCGGTTCTACTTCTGGGTCTGGACCCAGTTCCATACCTGAATACCAAGCTCCATACCCTGACCAGGTCCTGGAAAATGTTCTTGAGAACGTTCTCTGCTTCTTGACCTCTCGCCGCGACAGAAACGCTGCGTCATTAGTCTGCAGGTCGTGGTACCGTGTTGAGGCGCTCACTCGATCCGACCTCTTCATCGGGAACTGCTATGCCGTCTCTCCGCGACGCGCCACGTCGCGTTTCACCCGAATCCGATCCGTGACGTTGAAGGGGAAGCCCCGCTTCGCCGATTTCAACCTCATGCCGCCCAATTGGGGGGCCCACTTCGCGCCCTGGGTTTCTGCCATGGCTAAGGCGTACCCGTGGCTCGAGAAGGTTCACCTGAAGCGCATGACTGTGACGGACGAAGATCTCGCGGTTCTGGCGGAGTCCTTTTTCGGGTTTAAGGAGCTCGTGCTTGTGTGTTGTGATGGATTTGGCACTAACGGACTTGCTGTGGTTGCTAGCAGGTGCAG ACAACTGAGAGTGCTTGATCTGATTGAATCTGAGGTATCAGATGATGAAGTTGATTGGATATCATTTTTTCCAGAGAGTGCAACGTGTCTCGAATCTCTGATTTTTGATTGCGTAGATTGCCccatcaattttgatgcattggAGAGGCTGGTTGCACGGTCACTTTCACTGAAGAAACTCAGGTTAAACCGATATGTTTCAATTGGCCAGTTACACCGTCTGATGGTGCGAGCTCCACAACTCACACATCTTGGGACAGGCTCATTTCGACCATCAGAGGATGTGGCTCAGGGTGAACAAGAACCAGATTATACATCTGCATTTGCTGCTTCCAAATCCTTAGTTTGCCTATCTGGCTTTAGGGACATCATTCCAGATTACTTAACAGCAATTTACCCAGTTTGTGCTAgtctaacttctctgaacttaagCTATGCAAATATCAATGCTGAACAGCTCAAACCTATAATAGGCAATTGCCATAAGCTTCAGATTTTCTGG GTCCTTGATTCAATATGCGATGAAGGGCTTCAGGCTGTGGCTGCAACATGCAAGGAACTTCGTGAGCTGCGGGTTTTTCCAATTGATGCTCGGGAGGATAGCGAAGGCCCTGTTTCTGAAGTTGGCCTCCAAGCGATTTCAGAGGGTTGTAGAAAGCTTCAATCAATTTTGTATTTTTGCCAGCGGATGACGAATGCAGCTGTTATAGCCATGTCAAAGAACTGCCCAGATCTTGTGGTATTTCGTCTTTGTATAATGGGACGTCACAGGCCTGATCATGTCACTGGAGAGCCTATGGATGAAGGATTTGGAGCCATTGTCATGAATTGTAAGAAGCTTACTCGGCTTGCTGTATCAGGTTTATTGACTGATAGAGCTTTTAATTATTTTGGAAGATATGGAAAAACAGTAAGGACCCTGTCTGTTGCTTTTGCCGGGGATAGTGACATGGCGCTGAAGTATGTGCTTGAGGGCTGCCCCAGATTGCAGAAGCTTGAGATTAGGGATAGTCCATTTGGGGATGCAGCCTTGCTTTCTGGTCGGCATCACTATTACAACATGAGATTCCTTTGGATGTCTTCCTGTAAGTTAACTAGTGGTGGTTGCCAGCAGATTGCTCAAGAATTACCTCATTTGGTAGTGGAAGTCTTTAATCATGAATTTGATGAGGACATGGGTAATTTTGTTAATACATTATACATGTATCGATCTCTTGAAGGGCCAAGAGATGATGCACCGAAGTTTGTTTCCATCTTGTAG